A DNA window from Vigna unguiculata cultivar IT97K-499-35 chromosome 10, ASM411807v1, whole genome shotgun sequence contains the following coding sequences:
- the LOC114165855 gene encoding LOW QUALITY PROTEIN: UDP-glycosyltransferase 72D1-like (The sequence of the model RefSeq protein was modified relative to this genomic sequence to represent the inferred CDS: inserted 2 bases in 1 codon), with the protein MAISKTHHAFLLPSPGMGHLIPALELAKRLVTHQIIPKLTFFYTPIANSTPSKAETLVLHSAIKENLFDVIQQPPLDLTTKLHPHASAEDQLAILLHELPXSFVSTISTMNLNPTIIITDFFICQLLTLVQNLNLPMFAFSPTNAWLVALGLHTPTLDKQIQGEYVDEIEPISIPGCKPIYPRDMFQMLSDRTHRLYHEFIAACEGAALADAIFVNTFHELEAKTLEALGSGGIISKVPVYPVGPIVWEPSPSPSPSPSSEEGKRSEIVEWLKRQEEESVVFVSLGSGYTMSREEIKEMALGLELSGNKFVWSLRPSVNKAGHDHYLTAGDETGSNGTVSNVEKSDLFPDEFHRIESSGIVITDWAPQLEILKHPSIGGFVSHCGWNSVMESVSCGVPIVGLPLFADQMMNATMLVEEVGNAVRVEVSPSTNMVQGVDLAKEIRKIMDKDDKEGCVIRKRAKELKHLAERAWSHHGSSYSALCKIAH; encoded by the exons ATGGCCATCTCAAAAACTCATCATGCTTTTCTCCTTCCTTCACCAGGCATGGGTCACTTAATCCCAGCCCTAGAACTCGCCAAGCGTTTAGTCACTCACCAAATCATTCCCAAACTCACCTTCTTTTACACTCCAATAGCAAACTCCACTCCCTCCAAAGCCGAAACCCTAGTTCTTCACTCAGCCATCAAAGAAAACCTCTTTGATGTAATCCAACAGCCCCCACTTGACCTCACCACCAAACTTCACCCTCATGCCTCTGCAGAAGACCAACTAGCGATCTTACTACACGAACTTCC CTCCTTTGTGTCCACAATCTCCACCATGAACCTCAACCCCACCATCATCATCACCGATTTCTTCATATGCCAACTTCTAACTCTCGTCCAAAACCTGAACCTACCCATGTTTGCTTTTTCGCCGACCAATGCGTGGCTCGTTGCACTTGGCCTTCACACCCCCACTTTGGATAAACAGATACAAGGAGAATATGTGGACGAGATTGAACCAATCTCAATCCCTGGCTGCAAACCCATATATCCCAGAGACATGTTCCAAATGTTGAGCGACAGAACACACAGGTTGTACCATGAATTTATTGCCGCGTGCGAAGGGGCAGCATTGGCTGATGCGATCTTTGTGAACACGTTTCATGAGTTGGAAGCTAAGACACTTGAAGCACTTGGTAGTGGAGGCATTATTAGCAAGGTGCCCGTGTACCCGGTTGGGCCAATAGTATGGGAACCAAGCCCGAGCCCAAGCCCGAGCCCGAGTAGTGAAGAGGGAAAGAGAAGTGAAATTGTTGAGTGGCTGAAGAGGCAAGAAGAGGAGTCAGTGGTGTTTGTATCACTTGGGAGTGGATACACTATGTCACGCGAAGAAATCAAAGAGATGGCTTTGGGTTTGGAACTAAGTGGAAACAAATTTGTTTGGTCTTTACGTCCATCGGTCAACAAAGCCGGCCATGATCACTATCTCACAGCAG GCGATGAAACCGGAAGTAATGGTACGGTGTCAAATGTGGAAAAATCAGATTTGTTTCCCGATGAATTTCATCGCATAGAAAGCAGTGGGATTGTGATCACAGATTGGGCACCACAGTTGGAGATTCTGAAGCATCCATCGATTGGTGGTTTTGTGTCACACTGTGGATGGAACTCTGTGATGGAGAGTGTTTCATGTGGGGTGCCAATAGTTGGATTGCCTCTTTTTGCAGACCAAATGATGAATGCTACAATGCTTGTGGAGGAAGTTGGCAACGCAGTTCGAGTAGAAGTTTCACCCTCTACAAACATGGTTCAAGGGGTGGATTTAGCAAAAGAAATAAGGAAGATAATGGACAAGGATGACAAAGAAGGTTGTGTGATAAGAAAAAGGGCTAAAGAACTCAAACACTTGGCCGAAAGAGCTTGGTCTCATCATGGTTCTTCGTATTCTGCACTGTGTAAAATCGCTCACTGA